The following are from one region of the Silene latifolia isolate original U9 population chromosome 9, ASM4854445v1, whole genome shotgun sequence genome:
- the LOC141602032 gene encoding uncharacterized protein LOC141602032 yields MFGVDIEDRCWLCGQATETQHHLFFACVYSRKIIQAINQCTGSCFPVTDIMDWCIQRNGTKLQRGVQIALVMGAVYQVWMQRNRSRMEKTMLRPEKVAKLIMNDIKTRLNSKDRLHMKLMDITWLERKNLM; encoded by the coding sequence ATGTTTGGGGTGGATATAGAGGATAGATGCTGGCTCTGTGGGCAGGCTACTGAAACACAGCATCACTTATTTTTTGCTTGTGTTTACAGTAGGAAGATTATTCAGGCCATAAATCAATGCACTGGGAGCTGCTTTCCTGTCACTGATATCATGGACTGGTGCATTCAGAGAAATGGGACTAAACTTCAGAGGGGAGTGCAGATAGCCTTGGTGATGGGGGCTGTATATCAGGTATGGATGCAGAGGAATAGGAGCAGAATGGAGAAGACCATGCTTAGGCCAGAGAAAGTGGCGAAACTGATCATGAATGACATAAAGACGCGATTAAACAGCAAAGATAGATTACACATGAAGCTCATGGATATTACTTGGTTAGAAAGGAAAAATCTTATGTAA